acgttttgaagactttcataaaaatcgcctattcaccccccctctagtcgatataacgcactttcaggaatTCGGACCTTTAAGAGAGGATGCATTTGGCGGGTGGGATCAGGTTCACACATAAACATTTTGGAAGACCCTTGGATCCCTTGTAGTACAGTCTAGAAAAATCATAACACCAAGAGGAGGGACAATGTTGAGTAAGGACGAAGAGATAATTGACCCCCACATGGGGACAGTGGGATGAGGTTCACATCGAGTCTGTATTTTCCGTAATTTATGTCAATAGAACTATGCAATTTTTTTTCATGTTGAGGCAATGGAAGACTTCGTGGCCTGAAACTTCACAAGATCTCGGACCATCTCTGTCCGTTCGTCCTACCATGTGGAATTTGATCACCTGTTTGGGCATCATTTTTTGAGAGGAGATAGCCCAGTGAGTGCAAATATTAACACAATTTGGAAAGATCTTTGGCAGCTCCGAATCCCTGAAAAAATTAAGCATTTTGGATGGAAATTTCTAAAGGTATACTACCATGCTTGGGCGTGCTGGCGGGTAGACACATCCCTCTTATACCCGAATATCCCTTATGTAAAATTGTATTTGAGGATATCCAACACTGCCTCTTTACCTGTTCACGGGCAAAGGACGTATGGGCAGAACTAGGCCTAATCGACCGAACAACTGTTATGCAGGATCGCTTCGGCTCAGTCAACTCAGAAACTCTTATCCATGTATGCTCAGTTGTGCGTGACATACCTGTTGCTGAATTGATCCTGGTGGCTATGTGGTACATCTGATGGCAGAGATGACAGAGTACAAAAGGAAATACTATCCAGACTCCAAATCATACGGCCATGACTATATGGGTGTTAGGTACAAATTTCTATCGACACCGAACCAGCTAGTTCGTAAGATTGATCACATGTTGAAAAAACAGCCAAGTGAGGGGACTGTAAAAATTAATATCGACGTGTCATTTCATGCTAAAACTTTATCGGGAGTTAATGGTGCTGTGGCGAGGGACAACCATGTAAATTTTATAGCAGCAGCAACCTGGGAATTACCTCTCTAATGTTGAATCAGTGTTTTTTTAAGATTACAATGTTGAATCAATTGAGTTGAAAGTTATCCGAAGTGGATTGATTCTAGCAGCAAATATTGGGTGCACTAAAATTATCACTGAGTCTGAAGCATGTTTGCTTTGGAGGTGTTAACGAATTCTGATTTGTATGTGGGCCCTCATGATCGATTTTAACAAAATGCAATCAACTGGCTTTACACTTTGCTAGTGTCAGTTTTATTTACTATAGTAGAGAAGTCAATCTAGTTGTTGATAGTCTAGCTAAACATTCTTTTAGCTCGAGTTTGTCTGAAACTTGGGAGTCCGATGCTCTTGAATTTATTCTTCCTCTTAAGTAAATGATATGACAATTTTATAAGAATAAAGTTTTTATGCTTCAAAAAAAACCAGGGCTTTGGTTTTCCTTAAAAGaagacattagggtttttgtttctACCGTTTGCTTGCTAGCTGATGCAACGGCATTATTCGGTCATGAGTGtacattttattttttattttttgttgcccCCAGAGTGTATACATGTTGTAAGTGATAAAACAAGACGCTACACCATAAGTAAGGAAAAACATTGCTTTATTTTAGTTTGAACCACCTTTTTACATGTTGAAACACTTTGAAGTTTGAGCCATGTGTTGGACCTAAAAATCTGTGGTTTCTAATGGAATAGGTAGCAAGGCCACTTTGCCACCTATTGCACACCGTCCTCGCCCTGAAAGATCTCGCTCCACTCCATTTTTGGGTGTCTAGGTCCATGGTGATGTTCGCGGCTTCTTCCTCTCTCACGTGTATTACGGTTCGAGCTGCTGGATTGTACTGACATGAGCAACTCCAAGGCATGCTCGATGCAAGTGGATACAAAGCCCAATGAATTTGTCGTGTCGGCCACTTTTGCGTCTTACTCCTTGCACAACTGGGGCATTGTTTGGCACCCTGTCCAGCAATATCCTACTCTGACGCGTCCTGTTTTGATCTACCCTTCATAGCAAGTGTGCGTCCACATGAACTCCTTGTGTGATGTCCACCAGAGCCTTGTTAAATTTAAATGCACTTTAAGTTGTTTTGGCTGGATCTTCTAGCGAAAACTTGCCCATCAACTGAGGTGCAAAAATGTGTCGCTCATTTCCACCGAGCGCTAGCTCCGCCTAAAGGACCTCTGAATGAGCTCAGGGACATCATTTTTCTTTGTTTAAACCTTAAAATTAACATATATACATGTATATACTTCCAATATTTTTTAAAATGTGATGGGGAAATAATAATTATTTACATTTTAAAATATCAAGTAATTTGAAAAGTATTCACACCTTTAAAACTGTTCTTgtaattttaaaaattattttaaaaatattcatataaTTTATAAAATTGTCAATAGATTAGCATTCACATGTTGTAAGATTTTTTATCTAACTAAAAAGTTCCGTATTGTAGGAAAATGTTCGTATAATTTAAACGCGTCTTTGCATTTTTAAAAGTATTAATTTATTTTGTGAAAACTTTAATATCTGGaaattatttcttcaaaataaaataaaaataaaaatgaaaaggaaaatcAATTAAACATGAAAAAAGGCAGAAAAAAATGACTCCGGATAGTGGTAAGTTCTTCCTTGTACAGATGGTTGAGAGAAGGAGGTGTCTTCTCTGAGCCTGTGTTGGATACATCGACTGATCAAGACACCTCAAGACCACGAGAAGTAGAAATAGTGAGAGGACCGCTTACAAGGAATGCTGTGATAAGCTGGAAAGAAGGCTAAGATATTGGTGAAAAGGGTTTCCATGAAATGGTAAGCAAAAGAGATTAATCCTACACAAACACGAGGGTTGGGAATAAGATTTTTTTAACTACTATATAGGTTTGGGAATAAGTTTTTCTTTTTTGAGCGGTGGTTTGGGAATAAGTTTTTCCTTTTTGAGAATTGGTTTGGGAATAAGTGAGTGTCAGAAAAACGAAAATCGCCCAGCGCCGGGCCAGCCCGCTCACACGCGCGTCGCATTTGCGCATCCACGCAGCAAACCCCACGATGGGCCGAGAGTTGCAGTCCCTGAGTCCCAGCCCAATTGGAAGAGGCAAATCGACTCGGCCTCTTCTTCCTCGCGATAAAAATCCATCCCCACCACGAACAGACAACAACAATAAGATTTCCCCAAACGAACAAAAAGAAAACTCTCGGGCGGCGCGAGGCGTCACGAATCGAATCGAATCGAGCTCGAGCCGGAGGAGAGCGTCGGAGGCGGCGGGCATGGAGGATCTCAGCGTCGAGGAGCTCGCCTCCAATCTCTCCACCTACAAGGACCAGCTCCGCGAGGTCTCTCCCCCTCCCCCCATCCCCCCCTCGCGTCCAATCCTCGGTAGTAATTCGTTGTGCTGCGGCGATTCCTCCATCAGTTCTGGTTTCCCCACCTAGGTGCTGCGCGTTATTAGGGCCACAATAATTTGTGCGCAGCTACGTGCTTTGTTTCTGTGCTTTGGATGCTGTGTGTTCAGAGATTAGGTTTCGGATGTGCGTCCgattctagggtttcgagaggcCTAAGTGAAAAGTCCAGGACCTTACAATTGATTAAACCTTTGATTAAATAGTAGAGCAGCCGTAATAACCTGCTCTTATCACTATTTCCCCAGCTAAAAGAGTTATCATTTTCATTATGTTAAAGGGACGCCGGGTATTGGAACAATCTGTGGAAATCTGCCTGCTCATGTCAGCGATAGATAGCTAAATTAGTTTGAACTGCAGAGTTAAAAAATCCTAAGGTAAGTGTTGGATTCTGAGACTTCTTAGAAATACAtattggacaacactggattgacACATTATGTAGCTTGATTGGTTCCCATGAATTCTATACTAGGGCTGTATTGTGTTGGTGCTGCTTGGTGGAGCAAAATGTTTCGATGTCCATCGCCCATTTGATCCTGCATTTTGTTGAATTTACATATGTGCAGAAGACAGAACAGTCCACTGGTTCACAAATCAGAGCATGCAACTTTTTATGTTCATGTGGTTAACGCTTTGTAAAGTGCACATGGTGGTTGAATTTTGTCTCGAGACTTGTTGATGTATTTGTTCCAAGTTTGGTCCCTTGTTGCAGTCATTGTTTCGCGCTAGATTCTACTCACTCTTTTTAATATTTTGTCCATGTCTTTCTGTTTTAGAGGAGTGATTTACATTGAAAATTGATTAAATGATCTTCTATAAACAAATATGACATCTGCTCTGATCTATCCGGACCATAGTAGCGGGAAACGGGGAACGGTAGGCCGTCCCTCGATCCCGATTCATCGACCCGGAATCGGATTCGGGAACGAGGTCAGATTCGGTACGATTCGATGAAGATTCGGCGTTCCCGCAGCCTGCTCCTCGATTCAggttccaggatccaacagccaaaACGTGAGGCATAATTTACTCACGCCGTCGTTTCTTTTCTCAAGGACTCCTCGTTCTTCCTCAAGTCCATTAATTACAAGGGATCCATTAACAGCAAGGAATGCTGACCGTCAGGGAGTCGTCGTTCTTCAGGAACTGTGTTCCTCGACCCATGATACCGTCCCGGGTTCATCGTACCCAAACGGATTGGATCGCGTCCCCGCTATAAAAAATTCGTTCGAGAGATGTATACCCTCGTTGTATCCTATTTTTTTTAGCCACCGACTCTCGTCCCTCGTCCCCGTTCCTTGTTCCCATCGTACCGGAAACATGGCAACTATGATCCGGACACTAGCCAAGGTGTTCAACTGGTGACCAGTTAATCGTTTATCAGGGTAGATCTTGCACTATTGCACATGGCAGGTCAACTGCTATTGAAATTCCTTTTTTTTTCTTACTGCAGTTTCGTGCTATTTCCTTTTACTTTTACCTATTACAAATCTCATTTGTTGTGAAGCTTTTGAGCAACCATTCATTTACATTGTGGGTAATCTTTTGTCGTCCAATTGTAGGTTAGGAAGTTCATCAAGGAGAAAAAAGATGACGCTGGAATTTCTGAATATGTTGATATGGAAAAGGAGCTTCAAGAGGTGAGTTATCCTGCATTTTTTATTATGCTGCTGTGTGTTGATATCAGCTAATCATCAGATGCCTTTTCTTTTACTTTGTTGCTAGTATGAGTAAACTGTTTGTAACAAAAGGATGTTTGCTTTCTTTTTTGTAATTTGGGGCCTATGCTATCAATCCCTTTCTCTTCTTTGTTACAAGGAGCCATGCCCGGCAAGCTATCATGAAAAGGCAGCTTGGAACAGTGGATTTGTTTTTGGGCCATTTAGATTTTATTGTAATCTTGAAAGGTGAGAAGGTAGATTATGTCAATGGTAGGGACCATCTGAGCAACCATATATAACTTATGAACACTAAATATAAAATTTCATAGCTTCAAAGTTGCCCATTACCCTTTATCTTGATTGGTTGCAGGTTTGTGTCTCATGGTAGAGTACCTCCTTCAGATTTTGGGTGTCGATGCTGCTGTTCTGAGTGAATCACAAAATTTGGACAGTTTAAATGATAGCAGGAGTCTAGTTTTGTTAATTGCGCTAATGTATTTCTCTGCAACAACTGCAGGTTATTACATTAACCGAAGAGCTTTTGGCAACTGCAAATCCAAGTGAGAGTGCGCAGAATGATGTAGGTCTATCACCGCCAAATTATTCTGCTGGAGTGCACTCAGAGGTACTCGTAGTTTTGTTTTACATATGGATTGCTCACCTGGAAGTTACAAGTGCACTTCTGTTCATCATAACCGTTTCATACCACTAACATACTTTATCTGTTTTTAGGCACTGGATGACCTCTCACAATCCCATGAAAAATTTGCAGTTGGTACCAAAGTGCAAGCTGTGTATAGTGAAGATGGGGAGTGGTAAGACCTGTTGAGATATATGTGTATGTTGCAATTGTACATTCTTCTGTTTATTTTTGCATATATAGTCTGTTTGCAATTTGTTTGATCAGCTAAATTGTTAGGTACAATGCGACAATTGAAGGTCTGACACCAATTGGTTATTTTGTAAGTTATGAAGGCTGGGGAAACAAGGAAGAGGTATGCTAATTGTTGGTCATATGGCTTAAGTCTCTGTCTTTGACAGCTTCATTGGTTTGAGGTCATTCATGTAATACTTTTGTCATCGGGATGCAATTTGCATATTCATAAAATTTGACGGAGTACATATATGTTATGACCATGATGTTTTGCCCTGCTTCTGAAGTTGTTGAGTTGTCAAGTAATGCATCGTCATATATGCTTTTCATCTGCAGCGAAAAGAATTTTTAATGGCATTTGGCTGTATCTGCCATCCTGTTTATTTTCCCATTGTAATGTTTATTCCTGTTTAGCATCCTTAACGTACAAAGGAATTCACCGACTTAAATAACCTTTGCCTGTAGTGTTTTGTCTTTTGTTGGACCAAACTGGCACCCATAATTTCTGAAATTCCACTTGGCATGTGAATATGTTAGTATAATATAAATAAATAGAATGCTGGCTTCAGTTTACATACCAGTCTTTTTAGTTGTCGCTTCAGTTTACATATCAGTTTTTACTTCAATATAATAGTGTGTGCAAACTTTTTTTTTGCCTTATACAGGTGGACCCTGCTAATGTCAGGGCACTTGACGTGGAAGCTGCTGATGCTTTAGGACTAGCTGAAAAAGAAGCTGAAGCGACAAAAATGGCATTAAAGAGAAAAGTTGAACAAGCAGCAACATCTGACTATCAGATTCGTAGCTTACCCACAAAACTTAAGATCGATCCAAATGATCCAGAAGATGTGGTAAGTGAATTGGTCTTTTGTTCAATATATTTACAATTGCAAAGTTAGCCTTGAATACCTCCCATGTGCCACCATTCATCATATTACTTCTGCCTTTAAAGGAACAAAGTTGACTGATCCTCACTTTTGAGGATTGAATGCATTTGTTACAAACAAGTATGTACATTCATGTCCATGAACACCCCAGGTATAGCTTTATGACAAACCTCAGGGCTTCCACATTATGTCTAGTGGTGTTCTTCTTGCCCCATTTTAATTAGCGGCTCATTTGTACTTCCATTTATAGAATCCTTCTGATCTTGCAAACAAGCATGCCTTGTAATTTTTTATAGCTGCATCAAATGGGTCATGTGTTCTGACTGGCTTTTGTGTCTGCAGAAAGCTGCAAAGCGTAAGAAGATCCATGCTTTCAAGTCAAAAGCCCGCTTTGAGCAACTAGATTTCGCACAGAATAAGCGGCAAAATGCATGGCAACAGTTCCAGACTACCAAAGGAAAGGCTAAGAAGGTAACATCTCTATTCCTAGCCGCTAGAAGGCAGTGGGACTTCCTCACTATTTGGCTAAAACTATCTCCAGAAGAGCTTGCAAGCCCTTATACGAGTATTTGGCTAGAGCAGTCTAATGACACCCTAACTGGCCTATCTACAATTGCTTCCTTTTGTCGATCGGACTGTTCACTTAGACTTcgattttttttgttctgtttgctTTCAGGTGGGATTCTTTTCGGGTCGCAAGAAGGAGAGCATCTTCAAGTCACCGGAAGATCACAGAGGTAAGGTGGGGGTCACTGGTAGCGGGAAAGGCCTGACTGACTTCCAGAGGAGGGAGAAGCACCTTCATCTCAAGGATGGTTCTTCTGGGGATGCAGTGGACTATGAGGAATAAATCTGGTTTCACAAAGTTGCCATGTCCGGCACTTTATTGCCGGACTGGGCCTCTGTCAGAGCTTGTACTCCGTAATTTGTATGCTGAACTTGTTGAAAGCTAGAAATCACATATAGATATTAACATTGTCTTACTCAATGTTTAGTCTCAATTTTGTGGAAGTCATGTTTTCACTGCCCGAGTTTTACACCACAGTTTCATCAAGTTTTTTCTCTGCATcatttgtgggagttcaatacAAGTACTTGGCAGAAAAAGGTGTTGAGGCCGTGTACACTGAACCAGACTCTTCTTGCCGTTGAAATGCTGCTTCTGAACATTCATCATACCAGACTTGGGAGGTGTCTTGTCTTAATTTCTTCACCCCCCGCGGCCCACACACGCAAAAAAGGAGGCTGATTTTTCTTACAGCATTTTGTTGTCCTTATAGAAGTCCTAGTGGCAATTTTTTAGAGATTTGGTCACATCTTCTTTGAAACAAAACAATTGTCAGGAGAAATTTCATCGTCTCTAGAACCTTGTTGCTGCTGATGCTTGCGTTGCTGCGAGTTTCATTCACTTGTTTGAAACAAAACAATTGAGGACAAATTTCTGTTGTCACCTCTTTTGTTTCAAAACAAAAGAGTTGTCAGGAGAAATTTTGTCCCCTCTGGAACCCTAGTTGCTGCTGACGCTTGGCGAGTTTGGCCACTGCTCAGATAT
The sequence above is drawn from the Triticum aestivum cultivar Chinese Spring chromosome 7A, IWGSC CS RefSeq v2.1, whole genome shotgun sequence genome and encodes:
- the LOC123147611 gene encoding survival of motor neuron-related-splicing factor 30 — translated: MEDLSVEELASNLSTYKDQLREVRKFIKEKKDDAGISEYVDMEKELQEVITLTEELLATANPSESAQNDVGLSPPNYSAGVHSEALDDLSQSHEKFAVGTKVQAVYSEDGEWYNATIEGLTPIGYFVSYEGWGNKEEVDPANVRALDVEAADALGLAEKEAEATKMALKRKVEQAATSDYQIRSLPTKLKIDPNDPEDVKAAKRKKIHAFKSKARFEQLDFAQNKRQNAWQQFQTTKGKAKKVGFFSGRKKESIFKSPEDHRGKVGVTGSGKGLTDFQRREKHLHLKDGSSGDAVDYEE